From Mycolicibacterium nivoides, a single genomic window includes:
- a CDS encoding acyl-CoA dehydrogenase family protein, with product MAINLEMPRKLQAVIEKGHQGAAEMLRPISRKYDLAEHAYPVELDTLATLFEGISEAKTISFAGAEAFRDDANTKGEKVTVNGANMSALLNALEISWGDVALLLSVPRQGLGNAAISSVATPDQLERLGKDVWAAMAITEPGFGSDSAAVTTTAVLDGDEYVINGEKIFVTAGSRATHIVVWATLDKSLGRAAIKSFIVPREHPGVTVERLEHKLGIKASDTAVIRFENARIPKDNLLGDPEIHVEKGFAGVMETFDNTRPIVAAMAVGIARAALEDLRAILTDAGIEISYDKPAHAQSAAAAEFLRMEADWEAGYLLTVRSAWQADNSIPNSKEASMGKAKAARVASDITLKAVEMAGTTGYSEQTLLEKWARDSKILDIFEGTQQIQQLVVARRLLGLSSAELK from the coding sequence ATGGCAATCAATCTGGAAATGCCCCGCAAGTTGCAGGCGGTCATCGAGAAGGGCCACCAGGGCGCCGCCGAGATGCTTCGCCCGATCTCGCGCAAATACGATCTGGCCGAGCACGCCTACCCCGTCGAGCTGGACACCCTGGCCACGCTCTTCGAAGGGATCTCGGAAGCCAAGACGATCTCGTTCGCCGGCGCCGAGGCGTTCCGCGACGACGCCAACACCAAGGGCGAGAAGGTCACCGTCAACGGCGCCAACATGTCCGCCCTGCTCAACGCCCTCGAAATCAGCTGGGGCGACGTCGCCCTGCTGCTGTCGGTGCCGCGTCAGGGCCTGGGCAACGCCGCCATCTCCTCGGTGGCCACCCCCGATCAGCTCGAGCGCCTGGGCAAGGACGTGTGGGCCGCGATGGCCATCACCGAGCCCGGATTCGGCTCCGACTCGGCGGCGGTGACCACCACCGCCGTGCTGGACGGCGACGAGTACGTGATCAACGGCGAGAAGATCTTCGTCACCGCGGGTTCACGGGCCACCCACATCGTGGTGTGGGCAACGCTCGACAAGTCGTTGGGCCGGGCCGCGATCAAGTCGTTCATCGTGCCGCGTGAGCACCCCGGCGTCACCGTCGAGCGCCTGGAGCACAAGCTGGGCATCAAGGCGTCCGACACCGCGGTGATCCGCTTCGAGAACGCCCGCATCCCCAAGGACAACCTGCTGGGCGATCCGGAGATCCACGTGGAGAAGGGTTTTGCGGGGGTCATGGAGACCTTCGACAACACCCGGCCGATCGTGGCGGCCATGGCGGTGGGCATCGCCCGGGCCGCGCTGGAGGACCTGCGCGCGATCCTCACCGATGCCGGCATCGAGATCTCGTATGACAAGCCGGCCCATGCGCAGAGCGCTGCCGCGGCGGAGTTCCTGCGGATGGAGGCCGACTGGGAGGCCGGTTACCTGTTGACAGTCCGCTCCGCATGGCAGGCCGACAACAGCATCCCCAACTCCAAGGAAGCCTCGATGGGTAAGGCCAAGGCCGCCCGGGTGGCCAGCGACATCACCCTCAAGGCCGTCGAGATGGCCGGTACCACCGGCTATTCCGAGCAGACCCTGCTGGAGAAGTGGGCCCGCGACTCCAAGATCCTCGACATCTTCGAAGGCACGCAGCAGATCCAGCAGCTGGTGGTCGCCCGTCGCCTGCTGGGACTGTCCTCGGCCGAGCTCAAGTAG
- a CDS encoding acyl-CoA dehydrogenase family protein produces MTNTLPSKNGTPSRPSSSGQQSAVGLHKHKRTATDIGLALITPIVGQEFLDRYGLRDPLNRGLKYGVKQVFSAAGAATRQFQRVQGLGKAPTRLKASGADYFDLTPDEDQQMIVETVKEFAEEILRPAAHDADEAAAYPADLIAKAAELGITAVNVPEDFDGIAEHRSTVTNALVAEALAYGDMGLALPILAPGGVAAALTHWGSADQQATYLKEFAGENVPQACVAIAEPHALFDPTALKTTAVRTPSGYRLSGVKSLVPAAADAELFIVAAQLSGKPALFIVEASSPGLTVKADPSMGIRAAALGQIELDNVAVPLANRLGEDGATDQDYSEAIALSRLGWAALAVGTSHAVLDYVIPYIKERQAFGEPIAHRQSVAFMTANIAIELDGLRLITWRGAARAEQGLPFAREAALARKLGTDKGMQIGLDGVQLLGGHGYTKEHPVERWYRDLRAIGVAEGVVVI; encoded by the coding sequence ATGACCAACACCCTGCCGTCCAAGAACGGCACCCCCTCCCGTCCCTCCAGCTCCGGCCAGCAAAGCGCTGTCGGACTGCACAAGCACAAGCGGACAGCGACCGACATCGGGTTGGCGCTGATCACGCCCATCGTCGGCCAGGAATTTCTGGACCGTTACGGCCTGCGCGATCCGCTCAACCGCGGCCTGAAATACGGTGTGAAGCAGGTGTTTTCCGCCGCAGGCGCGGCCACCCGGCAGTTCCAGCGGGTCCAGGGCCTGGGCAAGGCACCGACCCGACTCAAGGCCAGCGGGGCCGACTACTTCGACCTGACCCCCGACGAAGATCAGCAGATGATCGTCGAGACGGTCAAAGAGTTCGCCGAGGAGATCCTGCGCCCCGCAGCGCACGACGCCGACGAAGCCGCGGCCTACCCCGCGGATCTCATCGCCAAGGCCGCTGAACTGGGCATCACCGCCGTGAACGTCCCCGAGGACTTCGACGGCATCGCCGAACACCGCAGCACCGTGACCAATGCGCTCGTCGCGGAAGCACTGGCCTACGGCGACATGGGCCTGGCCCTGCCGATCCTGGCGCCGGGTGGTGTCGCCGCGGCACTCACCCACTGGGGCAGCGCCGACCAGCAGGCCACCTACCTCAAGGAATTCGCCGGCGAGAACGTGCCGCAGGCCTGCGTGGCCATCGCCGAACCGCACGCGCTGTTCGACCCCACCGCGCTCAAGACCACCGCGGTTCGTACCCCCAGCGGGTACCGCCTGTCCGGCGTCAAGTCGCTGGTGCCCGCCGCCGCCGACGCCGAATTGTTCATCGTGGCAGCACAATTGAGCGGCAAGCCGGCATTGTTCATCGTCGAGGCCTCGTCACCGGGACTCACGGTCAAGGCCGATCCGAGCATGGGCATCCGTGCCGCCGCCCTCGGCCAGATCGAGCTCGACAACGTAGCGGTGCCCCTGGCCAACCGCCTCGGCGAAGACGGTGCCACCGACCAGGATTACAGCGAGGCGATCGCGTTGTCCCGGCTGGGCTGGGCCGCCCTGGCGGTCGGCACCTCGCACGCGGTGCTCGACTACGTCATCCCGTACATCAAGGAGCGCCAGGCATTCGGCGAGCCGATCGCCCACCGTCAGTCGGTGGCGTTCATGACGGCCAACATCGCCATCGAGCTCGACGGCCTGCGGCTGATCACCTGGCGCGGCGCCGCCCGCGCCGAGCAGGGTCTGCCGTTCGCCCGTGAGGCCGCACTCGCGCGCAAGCTCGGCACCGACAAGGGCATGCAGATCGGCCTGGACGGCGTGCAGCTGCTCGGCGGTCACGGTTACACCAAGGAGCACCCGGTCGAGCGCTGGTACCGCGATCTGCGGGCCATCGGCGTCGCCGAGGGTGTCGTCGTTATCTAG
- a CDS encoding winged helix-turn-helix transcriptional regulator produces MPTTTAAQKRARAKLEYDAFLANCPSRQLLDRISDKWVALILAALGGDGPRPGGGHAGEPRPMRYSELARRLAGVSQKMLTQTLRSLERDGLLTRTVTPSVPVTVTYELTELGFSLHQLMVGIKSWAEAHMDEVRLNRDRYDRISPAES; encoded by the coding sequence GTGCCGACGACAACCGCGGCCCAGAAGCGGGCGCGAGCAAAGTTGGAGTACGACGCCTTCCTGGCGAACTGCCCCAGCCGCCAACTGCTCGACCGGATCAGCGACAAATGGGTCGCGCTGATCCTGGCCGCCCTCGGCGGCGACGGTCCGCGCCCCGGGGGCGGCCACGCAGGCGAACCGCGTCCCATGCGCTACTCCGAGCTCGCCCGGCGCCTCGCCGGGGTCAGCCAGAAGATGCTCACCCAGACGCTTCGCTCCCTCGAACGTGACGGGTTGCTCACCCGGACAGTGACCCCGAGCGTGCCGGTCACGGTCACCTACGAGCTCACCGAACTGGGCTTTTCCCTGCACCAGCTGATGGTCGGGATCAAGTCGTGGGCCGAGGCACACATGGACGAAGTACGCCTCAACCGCGATCGGTACGACCGGATTTCGCCGGCGGAATCCTGA
- a CDS encoding NADP-dependent oxidoreductase, with product MSVATFRTAVVRTPGGPDSIEIVDVPVVEPGPGQVRVKVAAAAVNPVDLGVVAGVFHDLGLVDQPNWTGLGWDFAGTVESAGPGAGLAVGTRVAGVVAGFDRDYGTYAERLVVSAADVAVVPDGLGSIAASTVPLNGLTATQILDLLGDAPADSRRLLITGAAGAVGGYLVVLAQERGWEVTGLARDHDEEFVRSLGAEFTADAERGWDAVADAGAMQQAALALVRDGGRFVGVQPSSELPTERGIAVAAVVAHPDGTRLADLLARTVSGQLPARVHSVLPLDQAADAHRTLAKGGVRGRIVIQP from the coding sequence ATGTCTGTTGCCACGTTTCGTACCGCGGTTGTCCGGACTCCGGGCGGACCGGACTCGATCGAGATCGTCGATGTCCCGGTGGTCGAGCCAGGTCCCGGCCAGGTGCGGGTAAAGGTCGCCGCGGCGGCGGTCAACCCTGTCGACCTCGGTGTGGTCGCCGGCGTCTTCCACGATCTCGGGCTGGTGGACCAGCCGAATTGGACCGGGCTCGGCTGGGATTTCGCGGGCACCGTCGAGTCTGCCGGTCCTGGCGCGGGTCTGGCCGTGGGCACACGGGTCGCCGGGGTGGTGGCGGGATTCGACCGGGACTACGGCACCTACGCCGAGCGCTTGGTGGTGTCCGCCGCAGACGTTGCTGTCGTGCCCGACGGGCTGGGCTCGATCGCCGCATCGACGGTGCCGCTCAACGGATTGACCGCAACGCAGATCCTCGATCTGCTCGGCGACGCGCCCGCCGACAGTCGCCGCCTCTTGATCACCGGTGCCGCCGGCGCGGTCGGGGGTTACCTCGTCGTGCTCGCCCAGGAGCGCGGCTGGGAAGTGACCGGTCTGGCCCGAGATCATGACGAGGAGTTCGTCCGCAGCCTCGGAGCGGAATTCACCGCCGACGCCGAGCGGGGGTGGGACGCGGTCGCGGACGCCGGTGCGATGCAGCAGGCGGCGCTCGCGCTGGTCCGCGACGGCGGGCGGTTCGTCGGGGTGCAGCCGAGTTCCGAACTGCCGACCGAACGCGGCATCGCCGTCGCGGCCGTGGTGGCACACCCAGATGGCACCCGGCTTGCCGACCTCCTGGCCCGTACGGTGTCCGGGCAGCTGCCTGCTCGGGTGCATTCCGTGCTGCCGTTGGATCAGGCGGCTGATGCCCACCGGACGCTCGCCAAAGGCGGTGTACGTGGCCGGATCGTCATCCAGCCGTGA
- the hisN gene encoding histidinol-phosphatase, translating into MSSVADDMALALELADQADALTMDRFGALDLHIETKPDLTPVTDADRGAEEALRAALAAARPNDTVFGEEFGGTTTLTGRQWVIDPIDGTKNFVRGVPVWCTLIALLDDGVPTIGVVSAPALARRWWAGLGQGAFGAFAGATRKLSVSGVTDLASASLSYSDLTTGWEHRRDRFVELTDAVWRVRAYGDFWSYCMVAEGAVDIACEPEVKLWDIAPLDILIREAGGTFTSIDGAPGPHGGSALATNGPLHAAVLDRLAGN; encoded by the coding sequence ATGAGTTCCGTCGCAGATGACATGGCATTGGCCCTCGAACTGGCCGACCAGGCCGACGCACTGACCATGGATCGCTTCGGCGCCCTGGATCTGCATATCGAGACCAAACCCGATCTGACCCCGGTCACCGACGCCGACCGTGGCGCCGAGGAAGCACTGCGCGCCGCACTGGCGGCGGCCCGCCCGAACGACACGGTGTTCGGCGAAGAGTTCGGTGGCACAACGACATTGACCGGCCGCCAGTGGGTGATCGACCCGATCGACGGAACCAAGAACTTCGTCCGCGGTGTCCCGGTGTGGTGCACGCTGATCGCACTGCTCGATGACGGCGTCCCGACCATCGGAGTGGTCAGCGCGCCGGCGCTCGCCCGGCGGTGGTGGGCCGGGCTCGGTCAGGGCGCGTTCGGCGCGTTCGCCGGGGCGACCCGCAAGTTGTCGGTGTCCGGGGTCACGGACCTCGCGTCGGCAAGCCTGTCGTACTCGGACCTGACGACGGGTTGGGAGCACCGTCGGGACCGGTTCGTCGAACTCACCGACGCGGTGTGGCGGGTACGCGCCTACGGCGACTTCTGGTCGTACTGCATGGTCGCCGAGGGCGCGGTCGACATCGCCTGCGAGCCCGAGGTGAAACTGTGGGACATCGCCCCGCTCGACATCCTCATCCGTGAGGCCGGCGGCACCTTCACCAGCATCGACGGCGCCCCGGGCCCGCACGGGGGCAGTGCGCTGGCCACCAACGGGCCGCTCCACGCCGCCGTGCTGGACCGGCTCGCAGGCAACTGA
- a CDS encoding FAD-dependent oxidoreductase, producing the protein MRPYHVAIVGSGPSGFFAAASLLKFADLPDSDRDVRVDMLEMLPTPWGLVRSGVAPDHPKIKSISAQFDKTAADPRFRFFGNIKVGEHITPAELAQRYDSVVYAIGAQSDRALHIPGEELPGSVAAVDFVGWYNAHPHFDGMAPDLAGGRAVVVGNGNVALDVARILVSDPQALANTDIADHALASLDTRGVEEVVVIGRRGPLQATFTTLELRELGDLEGLGDVDVILDPADFDDITDEDLEAAGKTVKQNIRVLRKYVDEQPREAKRRIVFRFCTSPIELRGEDRVESIVLGRNELVRDADGRMVAKDTGEREELPVQLVVRAVGYRGVPTPGLPFDERSGTIPHTGGRIDGSSNEYVVGWIKRGPSGVIGSNKKDSQDTVDTLLEDLRAGGVGERGSEYGRELAEWLLEHQPALVTGEHWQLIDAHERAAGESVGRPRVKLASVAELLRVAHA; encoded by the coding sequence ATGCGCCCATATCATGTAGCGATCGTCGGCTCCGGCCCCTCGGGTTTCTTTGCTGCCGCATCGTTGCTCAAGTTCGCCGATTTGCCCGACTCCGATCGCGATGTGCGAGTCGACATGCTCGAAATGCTGCCGACCCCGTGGGGGTTGGTGCGTTCGGGCGTGGCGCCCGACCACCCCAAGATCAAGTCGATCAGCGCGCAGTTCGACAAGACCGCGGCCGATCCCCGGTTCCGGTTCTTCGGCAACATCAAGGTCGGCGAGCACATCACTCCGGCCGAACTGGCACAGCGCTATGACTCGGTGGTCTATGCCATCGGTGCGCAATCCGACCGGGCGCTACACATCCCCGGAGAGGAGTTGCCCGGCAGCGTCGCCGCGGTGGACTTCGTCGGCTGGTACAACGCTCATCCCCATTTCGACGGCATGGCACCCGATCTGGCGGGCGGACGCGCGGTGGTGGTCGGCAACGGCAACGTCGCCCTGGACGTGGCCCGCATCCTGGTCAGCGACCCACAGGCCCTGGCCAACACCGACATCGCCGACCACGCGCTGGCCTCGCTGGACACCCGTGGGGTGGAAGAGGTCGTCGTGATCGGGCGCCGCGGACCGTTGCAGGCGACGTTCACGACGCTGGAACTCCGCGAACTCGGTGACCTTGAGGGGCTGGGCGACGTCGACGTCATCCTCGACCCGGCCGATTTCGACGACATCACCGACGAAGACCTCGAGGCGGCGGGCAAGACCGTCAAGCAGAACATCAGGGTGCTGCGCAAGTACGTCGACGAACAGCCACGAGAAGCCAAGCGGCGCATCGTGTTCCGCTTCTGCACCTCCCCCATCGAATTGCGCGGCGAGGATCGTGTCGAGTCGATTGTGCTGGGCCGCAACGAACTTGTCCGTGACGCGGACGGCCGCATGGTGGCCAAGGACACCGGCGAGCGCGAAGAGCTACCCGTCCAACTGGTGGTGCGGGCGGTCGGTTACCGCGGCGTGCCCACACCGGGGCTGCCGTTCGACGAACGCTCCGGCACCATTCCGCACACCGGCGGACGCATCGACGGCAGCAGCAACGAATACGTGGTCGGCTGGATCAAGCGGGGACCGTCCGGCGTGATCGGCAGCAACAAGAAGGACTCCCAGGACACCGTCGACACCCTGCTGGAAGATCTTCGGGCCGGCGGAGTCGGCGAGCGCGGCTCCGAGTACGGCCGCGAACTGGCCGAATGGCTGCTGGAACACCAGCCCGCCCTGGTCACCGGCGAGCACTGGCAGCTGATCGACGCGCATGAGCGCGCCGCAGGCGAATCGGTGGGCCGCCCCCGGGTGAAGCTGGCGAGCGTGGCCGAGCTGCTCCGGGTCGCACACGCCTGA
- the prfB gene encoding peptide chain release factor 2 encodes MDPDRQAAVAALDTTLTTVERVLDIDGLRQRIDMLEQQASDPNLWDDQSRAQKVTSELSHAQSEMRRVQDLRQRVDDLPVLFELAFEEAGAEGDDAVAEADAELAKLREEIETLEVRTLLSGEYDEREAVVTIRSGAGGVDAADWAEMLMRMYIRWAEKHDYPVEVFDTSYAEEAGIKSATFAVHAPFAYGTLSVEQGTHRLVRISPFDNQSRRQTSFADVEVLPVVETTDHIDIPEGDLRVDVYRSSGPGGQSVNTTDSAVRLTHIPTGIVVTCQNEKSQLQNKVAAMRVLQARLLERKRLEERAEMDALKGDGGSSWGNQMRSYVLHPYQMVKDLRTEYEVGNPATVLDGDIDGFLEAGIRWRNRKDDDD; translated from the coding sequence GTGGATCCAGACCGCCAAGCAGCCGTAGCCGCACTCGACACCACCCTGACGACCGTGGAGCGGGTGCTCGACATCGATGGCCTGCGCCAGCGGATCGACATGCTCGAGCAGCAGGCCTCCGACCCGAACCTCTGGGACGACCAGTCGCGGGCGCAGAAAGTCACCAGTGAGCTCTCGCATGCGCAGAGTGAGATGCGCCGGGTGCAGGACCTGCGTCAGCGCGTCGACGACCTGCCGGTGCTGTTCGAACTGGCTTTTGAAGAAGCCGGAGCAGAAGGTGACGATGCGGTCGCCGAGGCCGACGCCGAACTCGCCAAGCTTCGCGAGGAGATCGAGACCCTCGAGGTCCGCACCCTGCTCTCGGGTGAGTACGACGAGCGCGAGGCCGTCGTGACGATCCGCTCCGGCGCCGGTGGCGTCGACGCCGCGGACTGGGCCGAGATGCTGATGCGGATGTACATCCGATGGGCGGAGAAGCACGACTACCCGGTCGAGGTGTTCGACACCTCCTACGCCGAGGAAGCCGGGATCAAGAGCGCGACCTTCGCCGTGCACGCCCCGTTCGCCTACGGCACCCTCTCGGTCGAGCAGGGCACCCACCGGCTGGTCCGGATCAGCCCGTTCGACAACCAGAGCCGGCGCCAGACGTCGTTCGCCGACGTCGAGGTGCTCCCCGTCGTGGAAACCACCGACCACATCGACATTCCCGAAGGGGATCTGCGCGTCGACGTGTACCGCTCCAGCGGTCCCGGCGGGCAGTCGGTGAACACCACCGACTCCGCTGTCCGGCTCACCCACATCCCCACCGGTATCGTGGTGACCTGTCAGAACGAGAAGTCCCAGCTGCAGAACAAGGTCGCGGCCATGCGCGTGCTGCAGGCACGGCTGCTGGAGCGCAAGCGATTGGAAGAGCGCGCCGAGATGGATGCGCTCAAGGGCGACGGTGGCAGCTCGTGGGGTAACCAGATGCGGTCCTATGTTCTGCACCCCTATCAGATGGTGAAGGATCTGCGCACCGAGTACGAGGTCGGAAACCCGGCCACGGTGCTGGACGGAGACATCGACGGATTCCTGGAAGCAGGGATCAGATGGCGCAACAGAAAAGATGACGACGACTAA
- a CDS encoding mechanosensitive ion channel family protein, translating to MTTTNTVLALPLAERWHDFWHGEIGVWILTTGLHIALLLIGGLLAARFINWAAQRVVRRIDAEYQESDALVRSESAKHRQAVASVISWVSVAVLFIIVLVEVTDALQVPVASLVAPAAVLGAALGFGAQRIVQDLLAGFFIITEKQYGFGDLVRLTIAAANEAEGTVEDVTLRVTKLRSSEGEMYTVPNGQIVKALNLSKDWARAVVDIPVPVSVDLNLVNDVLNDVAEKAADDGELSKLLLDKPQLMGVESIGLDTVNLRMVARTLPGKQFDVGRRLRVRVVRALRRAGVVTSSDASVAAAGDFMNQPAVTEKVAMPPAEEPKK from the coding sequence ATGACGACGACTAATACGGTGCTAGCCCTTCCCCTCGCCGAGCGCTGGCACGATTTCTGGCACGGCGAGATCGGCGTGTGGATCCTGACCACCGGGCTGCACATCGCCCTGCTGCTGATCGGCGGCCTGCTCGCCGCGCGCTTCATCAACTGGGCCGCGCAACGCGTCGTGCGCCGGATCGACGCCGAGTATCAGGAAAGCGACGCGCTGGTGCGCTCGGAGAGCGCCAAGCACCGGCAGGCCGTTGCCTCGGTGATCTCGTGGGTGTCGGTCGCAGTCCTTTTCATCATCGTGCTCGTCGAGGTCACCGATGCCCTCCAGGTGCCGGTCGCCTCCCTGGTCGCCCCGGCCGCCGTGCTCGGTGCCGCGCTCGGTTTCGGTGCGCAGCGCATCGTGCAGGACCTGCTCGCGGGTTTCTTCATCATCACCGAGAAGCAGTACGGCTTCGGTGACCTCGTCAGGCTGACGATCGCTGCCGCCAACGAGGCGGAGGGCACGGTCGAGGACGTCACGCTGCGCGTCACCAAGCTGCGGTCATCCGAGGGCGAGATGTACACCGTGCCCAACGGCCAGATCGTCAAGGCGCTGAACCTGTCCAAGGACTGGGCACGCGCGGTCGTCGACATCCCGGTCCCGGTGAGCGTCGACCTCAACCTGGTCAACGACGTGCTCAATGACGTCGCCGAGAAGGCGGCCGACGACGGCGAGCTGTCCAAGCTGCTGCTCGACAAGCCCCAACTGATGGGCGTGGAGAGCATCGGACTCGACACCGTGAACCTGCGGATGGTCGCGCGGACCCTGCCGGGCAAACAGTTCGACGTGGGCCGACGGTTGCGGGTACGGGTGGTGCGAGCGCTGCGTCGAGCCGGCGTGGTGACGTCGTCGGACGCGTCGGTCGCCGCAGCGGGGGACTTCATGAATCAGCCCGCTGTCACCGAGAAGGTCGCGATGCCTCCGGCCGAGGAGCCGAAGAAGTGA